CTATAAAAAAAGAGATACCGGACCTAAAAAAAGCAGTGGAAAAGATACTTGGTGAACTTACAAATGAATGACGTCAGGGTTCGTTTCGCTCCATCGCCTACGGGTTACCTTCATATAGGAGGCGCAAGGACAGCGCTTTTTAACTGGCTTTTTGCCAGGAATATGAAAGGTAAATTTATACTTCGAATAGAAGATACAGACGAGGTGCGCTCTACCGCACAATCGGTGGGCGCTATCATTGAAAGCATGAAATGGCTCGGGCTTGACTGGGACGAAGGGCCAACCCAAATTGAAGACAAGGTTAGTGATGATAAGAGATTTTTAATAAGCGGGAGAAATTATTTAGGAAATTGTCCTCCATACTTTCAGATGGAAGCCAAAGAAAAAGGTATCTATCAAGAATTTGTAGATAAACTTATCACTCAAGACAAGGTTTATCCATGTTATTGCACAAACGAAGATGTAGAAACAATGCGCCAGAAAGCACAAGCCAAAAAACAGATCCCGAAATACGATGGCACCTGTCGCAAACTGACTAACCTTGAAAGAGATCAAAAAAAAGCTAAAGGCCTTCCGTCAGTTATTAGGTTTAAAATGCCGGATGAAGGCAGTGTTTCATTTGACGACATAGTACGGGGATATGTGTCATTTGAAAACGCAGTACTGGATGATTTTGTTATTATGAAAGCAAATGGTGTGCCGACATATAACTTTGCCTGTGTTGTTGACGATTTCAGGATGCAAATATCTCATGTAATAAGAGGTGACGATCATCTGTCAAATACTCCAAAACAGATTCACCTTTATAATGCCCTAGGTTTCCAATTGCCAAAGTTCGCACATCTTTCTATGATACTTGGGTCAGACGGGTCGCGGCTTTCAAAGCGCCACGGGCACACATCCGTGCTTGAATATAGGAGCGACGGTTACCTGCCTGGCGCCCTGGTGAACTATCTTGCCCTCTTGGGCTGGTCTACTACGGAGAGCCAGCAGCTTTTTAAACTTGATGAATTGATAAAGAAATTTTCACTTGAAAGGTGTTCTAAAAACCCTGCTGTTTTTGATAACCAGAAACTTCAGTGGATGAACGGCGAATATATAAGGCAGCTTTCGCCCGAAAACCTGAAAGAAAACTTCTATTCCTGGCTTGGCAAAAACCCGGAAGTTCAAGCAAAGATAAGCTCCTGGGACAGGAATTTGATCGACAGGCTCATTGTCATGGAACAGGAAAAGATAAAGCTTTTAAAGGATATACCCGGGCTTATTGACATATTCTTTGTTGATGCTGTAGAATATCAACCTGAAGCTGTTGAAAAGGTGCTAAAAAAAGACAGCGCTAAAATGGTCCTTGAAGAGAACCTGAAAAACCTCGGCGGTTTAAACGATTTTAATGCGGATACTTTAGAAAAGTATGCCAGGGATTTTGCAGCACAGAAGACCCTGGGTACAGGCAAGGTTTTCCATCCTCTTAGAGTAGCTGTTTCAGGCAGGACACAAGGGCCGAGCCTTTTCCACATGATGGAGATCCTGGGGAAAGAAAAAACTTTAAAAAGAATAAATGAATGCCTGATGAAATGTTTCTAAAAGATGTAATTATCCCGCCAAGGCGGGATGTCACCCGTCCTTCGCCCCTTACGGGGACTACGGACGCCGTCGTCCAAAGCCTGACTATGGCGTCGGACGAGGACACAGCGTTATTAAAGGGAGCCTCCGGCTCCTGCCAGAGGAGTCCCATATGGAACAAAAAAACATGAACCCGCATTTTTTAAGTATTGTTATGGTTTTTGCCGGCAGCTGCTGGCAGCATTTAGGGAAAGTCCCGAACCAGATAACAGGCAAAATTGAAAAAGACCTGGCCCAGGCGCAAATGGCCATTGATATACTTGATATGTTAAGCCAAAAGACAAAAGGCAACCTGACAAGCGAAGAAGATAAATTTCTTTTAAGTACACTTAGCGATTTACAGTTGAATTATGCGGATGAAGTAGATAAAGAAGCAAAAACACCTCAGCCACAGGTTAAAGAAGAACAAAAAACGGAAACAAAGCAAACGGATCCAGAGGTAAAGAAATAAAAAGTCTTGTCGTTTACTTTGTACTATGCACTCTAAACTATGAACTGTAGTTATATTGCCCCGTGGGCCGCAGTCCGAGGAATAACGAGGACATGGTTTGCGGCGGGTGCGAGAAGGTGAGCACCCCGGCAACACAGGCTGGCAATTACAGTTAAAAGAAGTTTTTAAATAAGGTTTTAATTGCCCCGTGGTGTAACGGTAACACAATCGGCTCTGGACCGGTAATTCAAGGTTCAAATCCTTGCGGGGCAGCCACTCTTTGGCGACAGAACTCCAAAAGAGAGAATTCCAGAGCCTAGCAAAAAAGCATTGAATTATTAAGTATTTTAGTGACGATCATTGAAACATCAAAATTGAGCAAAAAATAAAGACTCAATTAGAGAGGTTTAGCCAGAGAAATAGCTTGATAAATCATGCAAATATTTATCTCTGTATCTCTAAATTGGCTGATCCAAAAAATCAAAAGTTTCAGAGCTATTTTGGCTTTTTTATTGATTTTTTAGCGTATTTTAAGTAGGCTAAAAAGCTCTGAACCAAAAATCGCCGTATAATTTGAAAATAAAGGCAAAACCCCTCTCTTTTAAAACAGAGAGGTCAAGCAGAAAAAGAAAATAAATGGATAAAAAAGCTTATAAATCATCAGAAGAATGGTTTAGCCAGGCAGACTACGACATAGAAACCGCAAAGGCCATGTTGAAAACTCGCAGGTACATATATGCTGTTTTTATGTGCCACCTT
This genomic window from Candidatus Liberimonas magnetica contains:
- the gltX gene encoding glutamate--tRNA ligase; the encoded protein is MNDVRVRFAPSPTGYLHIGGARTALFNWLFARNMKGKFILRIEDTDEVRSTAQSVGAIIESMKWLGLDWDEGPTQIEDKVSDDKRFLISGRNYLGNCPPYFQMEAKEKGIYQEFVDKLITQDKVYPCYCTNEDVETMRQKAQAKKQIPKYDGTCRKLTNLERDQKKAKGLPSVIRFKMPDEGSVSFDDIVRGYVSFENAVLDDFVIMKANGVPTYNFACVVDDFRMQISHVIRGDDHLSNTPKQIHLYNALGFQLPKFAHLSMILGSDGSRLSKRHGHTSVLEYRSDGYLPGALVNYLALLGWSTTESQQLFKLDELIKKFSLERCSKNPAVFDNQKLQWMNGEYIRQLSPENLKENFYSWLGKNPEVQAKISSWDRNLIDRLIVMEQEKIKLLKDIPGLIDIFFVDAVEYQPEAVEKVLKKDSAKMVLEENLKNLGGLNDFNADTLEKYARDFAAQKTLGTGKVFHPLRVAVSGRTQGPSLFHMMEILGKEKTLKRINECLMKCF
- a CDS encoding DUF1844 domain-containing protein: MEQKNMNPHFLSIVMVFAGSCWQHLGKVPNQITGKIEKDLAQAQMAIDILDMLSQKTKGNLTSEEDKFLLSTLSDLQLNYADEVDKEAKTPQPQVKEEQKTETKQTDPEVKK